From the genome of Kaistella daneshvariae, one region includes:
- a CDS encoding head GIN domain-containing protein, translated as MKKVVIGLMLGVFQLSFGQFSRNVGEFSSLKVYGKIDVVLVPSSESKVESTASDSEIETINKNGELRIRMTPSKILQGDKVAVTVFYENLNDIQANLSSTVSSPETAKAKMLRLSSNEGSKIVLNVDTGKLNIKTNSGGEINVTGRADYQDIIVNSGGKYHGQSLESESATVTANAGGIAEVFATETLDATTRAGGIIDVYGDPADRKYKNVIGGKVNFK; from the coding sequence ATGAAAAAAGTGGTAATTGGTTTAATGCTGGGAGTTTTTCAACTTTCGTTTGGACAGTTCAGCAGAAATGTGGGTGAGTTTTCATCTTTGAAAGTGTATGGTAAAATCGATGTGGTTTTGGTGCCGTCTTCGGAAAGTAAGGTTGAAAGTACAGCCAGTGACAGCGAAATTGAAACTATCAATAAAAACGGTGAGCTCAGAATCCGCATGACGCCATCAAAAATCCTTCAGGGCGACAAAGTTGCGGTAACTGTTTTTTACGAAAATCTAAATGACATTCAGGCTAATCTCTCTTCCACGGTAAGTTCACCAGAAACTGCAAAAGCTAAAATGCTTAGACTAAGTTCAAACGAAGGTTCGAAAATCGTTTTGAATGTAGATACCGGCAAATTGAATATTAAAACCAATTCGGGCGGTGAAATAAATGTGACCGGACGTGCAGATTATCAGGATATTATCGTAAATTCGGGTGGGAAATACCACGGCCAGTCGCTGGAATCCGAAAGCGCAACCGTTACCGCGAACGCCGGCGGAATTGCTGAAGTTTTCGCCACAGAAACACTGGATGCAACCACGCGTGCCGGCGGAATCATCGATGTCTACGGTGATCCTGCAGACCGAAAATATAAAAATGTAATCGGCGGAAAAGTTAATTTCAAATAA
- a CDS encoding ligase-associated DNA damage response DEXH box helicase: MTEKFRNSTGFQIIKNWMDAQNREPFGFQSETWFKFSNNYSGMVVAPTGFGKTFSVFLAVVIDFMNHPENYKTGLKLLWITPLRALAKDIAKAMSEALEEIGLDWEVAVRNGDTSAAMRAKQTKKMPDILIITPESLHLLLAQKQNQKFFKNLQCIVVDEWHELLSSKRGVMTELAVSRILSYQKNLRIWGITATIGNLDEAMEVLIPYDLKKTKVIAKEKKKIEIKSVFPEDVEVLPWAGHLGTRLVEQIIPIILQSRTTLVFTNTRSQAEMWYQVLLATYPDFAGQIAIHHSSVDKDIRIWIEENLSSGYLKAVISTSSLDLGVDFKPVDTVIQIGSSKGIARFLQRAGRSGHSPFETSKIYFVPTHSLELIEVAALKEAVKQNKIEPREPLVLCYDVLLQFVLTLAVGDGFEEKETYKQIAQTNAFRDLSPEEWNWVLTFITVGGKLKNYEEYHKVVIENGLYKVTSRRIAMLHRMNIGAIVSDSMLKVKFFGGGYVGMIEEYFISKLKKNDKFTLAGRVLEVSHVKEMTVFVRNTTGKGIVPSYLGGRLPLSSYLSGFLRQKLSESLNAKSAEEELKFLHPLLVSQQENSHIPSETEFLVERIKTREGHHLFMYPFEGRLIHEVMSALIAYRISRISPISFSIAMNDYGFELFSKLEIPLDEENIHEILSKENLIRDVMASVNSTEMARRKFRDIAVISGMVIRTYPGQQKNNKNLQSSSGLIFNVLEDYDPENLLLKQAYSEVFFQQIDEARLVEAFRRIHESEIIIKNSNNFTPLSFPIKVDSLRQSLSSEDLKARILRMKMEAMKKKMKK, encoded by the coding sequence ATGACCGAAAAATTCAGAAATTCTACAGGTTTCCAAATCATCAAAAACTGGATGGATGCGCAGAACCGGGAACCTTTTGGTTTTCAGTCGGAAACGTGGTTTAAATTTTCAAATAATTATTCGGGAATGGTCGTCGCGCCCACGGGTTTTGGTAAAACTTTTTCGGTGTTTTTAGCCGTCGTCATCGACTTCATGAACCATCCGGAAAATTACAAAACCGGCTTGAAACTCCTTTGGATCACGCCACTTCGCGCGCTGGCAAAAGACATCGCAAAAGCAATGAGCGAAGCGCTGGAGGAAATCGGTCTCGATTGGGAAGTAGCGGTAAGAAATGGCGATACTTCGGCGGCAATGCGTGCGAAACAGACCAAAAAAATGCCGGACATTCTCATCATCACACCGGAAAGTCTGCATTTACTTTTGGCCCAGAAACAAAATCAAAAATTCTTTAAAAATCTCCAATGCATCGTCGTTGATGAGTGGCATGAACTGCTGAGTTCCAAGCGCGGCGTGATGACAGAACTTGCGGTTTCCCGAATTTTAAGTTATCAGAAAAATCTGCGGATTTGGGGAATTACTGCCACTATTGGAAATCTGGACGAAGCGATGGAAGTTTTAATTCCCTACGACCTAAAAAAAACGAAAGTCATCGCGAAAGAAAAAAAGAAAATCGAGATCAAATCGGTTTTCCCGGAAGATGTGGAGGTTTTGCCCTGGGCAGGACATCTCGGAACGCGGCTTGTGGAACAGATAATTCCCATTATTCTGCAAAGCCGTACGACCTTGGTTTTCACGAACACCCGAAGCCAGGCGGAAATGTGGTATCAGGTTTTGCTCGCCACTTACCCGGATTTTGCGGGACAAATCGCCATTCACCACAGCTCTGTGGATAAAGATATCCGAATTTGGATTGAAGAAAATCTTTCTTCCGGTTATTTAAAAGCGGTAATTTCGACCTCGTCGCTGGATTTGGGTGTGGATTTTAAACCTGTAGACACCGTCATTCAAATAGGTTCCAGCAAAGGAATTGCGAGGTTTTTACAGCGCGCCGGGCGCAGCGGCCACTCGCCTTTCGAAACTTCGAAAATCTATTTCGTTCCCACACATTCCTTAGAGCTCATTGAAGTTGCAGCACTGAAAGAAGCCGTAAAACAGAATAAAATAGAGCCGCGCGAGCCTTTGGTTTTATGCTATGATGTTTTGCTGCAATTTGTTTTGACTTTGGCGGTTGGTGACGGTTTCGAGGAAAAAGAGACTTACAAACAAATCGCTCAAACCAACGCATTCAGAGATTTAAGCCCCGAAGAATGGAACTGGGTTTTGACATTTATCACCGTTGGTGGAAAGCTGAAGAACTACGAAGAATATCACAAAGTCGTCATCGAAAATGGGTTGTACAAAGTCACGTCGCGGAGAATTGCAATGTTGCACCGGATGAATATCGGTGCGATCGTAAGCGATTCTATGCTGAAAGTGAAATTTTTTGGCGGTGGATATGTCGGTATGATTGAAGAATATTTCATTTCAAAGCTGAAGAAAAACGATAAGTTTACTTTGGCCGGCCGCGTTTTAGAAGTTTCCCACGTGAAAGAAATGACGGTTTTCGTTCGTAATACCACCGGAAAAGGAATTGTGCCGAGTTATTTGGGCGGAAGATTGCCCTTGTCTTCCTATTTAAGTGGCTTTCTAAGGCAAAAATTATCAGAATCGCTGAACGCAAAATCTGCGGAAGAAGAACTGAAATTTTTGCATCCGCTTTTAGTGAGCCAGCAGGAAAATTCGCATATTCCGAGCGAAACAGAATTCTTAGTGGAACGCATAAAAACGCGCGAAGGCCATCATTTATTTATGTATCCTTTTGAAGGGCGCCTCATTCATGAAGTGATGTCCGCGCTGATTGCCTACCGGATTTCCCGGATTTCGCCCATTTCATTTTCAATTGCCATGAACGACTACGGTTTTGAATTATTTTCGAAACTCGAAATTCCTTTGGACGAAGAAAATATTCACGAAATACTTTCTAAAGAAAACCTCATCCGCGACGTTATGGCTTCGGTAAATTCCACGGAAATGGCGCGGCGGAAATTCCGCGATATCGCCGTAATTTCTGGAATGGTGATTCGCACGTATCCGGGACAGCAAAAAAACAATAAAAATCTGCAGTCTTCCTCGGGCTTGATTTTTAATGTTTTAGAAGATTACGATCCGGAAAATTTGCTGCTAAAACAGGCATATTCCGAAGTTTTTTTCCAACAAATTGATGAAGCACGTCTGGTTGAAGCCTTCCGAAGAATTCACGAAAGTGAGATTATTATCAAAAATTCAAATAACTTTACACCCTTAAGTTTCCCTATAAAAGTTGACAGTCTGCGCCAAAGCTTGAGCAGTGAAGATTTGAAAGCCCGCATTTTACGGATGAAAATGGAAGCAATGAAAAAGAAAATGAAAAAATGA
- a CDS encoding ATP-dependent DNA ligase yields the protein MKDFANLINALDSTNKTTAKIDAMVNYLEVANENDKLWFLALFTGKRPKRPVNTNLLKQWALEITGLPEWLFVESYSSVGDLGETLSLILPNAENTIEKTLTQWMTELIALKDFTEEEKKKYVIESWNGLNHVERFIFNKLIGGSFRIGVSKKLLINALSKFSGVDGNILMHSIMGKWKMEEENFENLIQGTNINPNESKPYPFCLAYPLEKNVEDLGDRNLWQAEYKWDGIRGQFIKRNDEVFIWSRGEELVTEQFPEIASALMEVSGNFVIDGEILVVKDDKVLNFNELQKRLNRKTIPKKMLEELPVHIFVYDILELEYEDLREKPLSERRLLLEGLIENSPAERIKISEIIPVESWENLAEVRENSRDNNSEGLMLKEINSHYHAGRKKGDWWKWKVNPLTIDAVLIYAQKGSGRRSSYYTDYTFAVKNEDKLVTIAKAYSGLTDKEIMEVSKFVNKNAVEKFGPVRTVKPELVFEIAFEGIGFSSRHKSGVALRFPRIVRWRRDKTAEEIDDIEEIKKLIT from the coding sequence ATGAAAGATTTCGCCAACCTCATCAATGCGCTCGACAGCACCAATAAAACCACAGCAAAAATAGATGCTATGGTAAACTATCTGGAAGTTGCCAATGAAAATGATAAGTTGTGGTTTTTGGCACTTTTCACCGGTAAACGTCCGAAAAGGCCTGTAAACACAAATCTTTTAAAACAGTGGGCGCTGGAAATCACCGGACTTCCGGAATGGCTTTTTGTGGAATCTTACTCGTCCGTTGGCGATTTAGGTGAAACGCTGTCGCTAATTCTTCCAAATGCTGAAAACACCATCGAAAAAACTTTAACACAATGGATGACCGAACTCATCGCGCTTAAAGATTTTACAGAAGAGGAAAAGAAAAAATACGTTATCGAATCCTGGAACGGCTTGAACCACGTGGAGCGGTTCATTTTCAATAAATTAATCGGGGGCAGCTTTCGCATCGGTGTTTCGAAAAAACTGCTTATCAATGCGCTCTCTAAATTTTCCGGTGTTGACGGCAATATTTTGATGCATTCCATTATGGGAAAATGGAAAATGGAAGAGGAAAATTTCGAAAATCTTATTCAGGGCACCAACATCAATCCCAACGAATCCAAACCGTATCCGTTCTGTCTCGCCTACCCGCTTGAAAAAAATGTTGAAGATTTGGGCGACCGTAACCTCTGGCAGGCTGAATATAAATGGGACGGAATCCGCGGCCAGTTTATTAAAAGAAATGACGAAGTTTTCATCTGGTCCCGAGGCGAAGAACTGGTCACTGAACAGTTTCCGGAAATCGCTTCAGCGTTAATGGAAGTCAGCGGAAATTTTGTGATCGATGGTGAAATTTTGGTTGTTAAAGACGACAAAGTTTTGAATTTTAATGAATTACAAAAACGTCTGAACCGCAAAACCATACCAAAAAAAATGCTCGAGGAATTGCCCGTGCATATTTTCGTGTATGATATTTTGGAACTTGAATATGAGGATTTGCGGGAAAAACCTTTGTCGGAAAGACGTTTATTGTTGGAAGGTTTAATAGAAAATTCGCCGGCAGAAAGGATAAAAATCTCGGAAATTATTCCTGTTGAAAGCTGGGAAAACTTAGCAGAAGTGCGCGAAAATTCCCGCGACAACAATTCGGAAGGACTCATGCTGAAAGAAATTAATTCACATTACCACGCAGGCAGAAAAAAAGGCGACTGGTGGAAATGGAAAGTAAACCCGCTGACCATCGATGCGGTTTTAATTTACGCGCAAAAAGGTTCCGGCCGTCGCAGCAGCTATTACACCGATTACACTTTTGCGGTAAAAAACGAGGACAAACTGGTTACGATTGCCAAAGCATATTCAGGCTTGACGGATAAAGAAATAATGGAAGTCAGTAAATTCGTCAATAAAAATGCGGTTGAAAAATTCGGGCCGGTGCGGACGGTTAAACCTGAACTTGTTTTCGAAATCGCTTTTGAAGGCATTGGTTTCAGCAGTCGCCACAAAAGCGGCGTCGCGCTCCGTTTTCCCAGAATTGTCCGCTGGCGACGGGATAAAACTGCGGAGGAAATTGATGACATCGAAGAAATAAAAAAGCTGATTACCTAA
- a CDS encoding ligase-associated DNA damage response exonuclease: MKSKTFIKVTDKGIYCVPGKFYIDPWKPVDLAVISHGHGDHARWGMKKYLCHRFTKPILKHRIGEDIEIQTVEYGEEIDINGVKVSLFPAGHIVGSAQVKMEYKGYIIVFSGDYKTDDDGLSTPFELVKCHEFITESTFGLPIYNWLKPQEYAELMKNWVQQNRENGKTSVFIGYSLGKAQRIMKSIEDSGKIFVHRSIGKLNEGMESVDIDLPAYETLDFQESIKHVDGEIVILPPALFDSNVIKKIPNRATAICSGWMQVRGSRRWRSADAGFAISDHADWTGLLETVKATEAEKVYVTHGQTAVFSKYLNEIGINAVELKTIFGDEEVAEKELI; this comes from the coding sequence ATGAAATCCAAAACCTTCATCAAAGTTACCGACAAAGGCATTTACTGCGTTCCGGGTAAATTTTATATCGATCCCTGGAAACCGGTAGATTTGGCGGTGATCTCTCACGGGCACGGCGACCACGCGCGTTGGGGAATGAAAAAATATCTTTGTCACCGCTTTACAAAACCCATTTTAAAGCACCGTATTGGTGAAGATATTGAAATTCAAACCGTGGAATATGGGGAAGAAATTGATATTAACGGCGTAAAAGTTTCGCTCTTTCCGGCCGGACATATCGTGGGTTCTGCGCAGGTGAAGATGGAATACAAAGGATACATCATCGTTTTTTCCGGCGACTATAAAACCGATGACGACGGCTTATCAACGCCTTTTGAACTCGTAAAATGCCATGAATTCATCACCGAAAGCACTTTTGGACTTCCGATTTACAATTGGTTAAAACCGCAGGAATACGCGGAATTAATGAAAAACTGGGTTCAGCAAAACCGCGAAAACGGAAAAACGTCGGTTTTCATCGGCTATTCTTTGGGAAAAGCGCAGCGGATTATGAAGTCAATCGAAGATTCCGGGAAGATATTTGTGCACCGCTCCATCGGAAAATTAAATGAAGGCATGGAATCCGTCGACATCGATTTACCGGCTTATGAAACACTGGATTTCCAGGAAAGCATTAAACATGTGGATGGTGAAATCGTGATTTTACCGCCCGCACTTTTCGATTCCAATGTCATTAAAAAAATTCCGAACCGCGCCACGGCAATTTGTTCCGGCTGGATGCAGGTTCGCGGTTCCCGTCGCTGGCGCTCGGCAGATGCCGGGTTTGCAATTTCCGACCATGCCGACTGGACCGGATTATTGGAAACCGTAAAAGCAACCGAAGCTGAAAAAGTGTACGTTACACACGGCCAAACCGCGGTTTTTTCAAAATATTTAAATGAAATTGGCATCAATGCAGTGGAACTTAAAACCATTTTCGGTGATGAAGAAGTTGCTGAAAAAGAACTTATATAA
- a CDS encoding M13 family metallopeptidase: MKNLNIGILAFAGIIALSCAPAAVTPPEPPVAATETIQTEDVGLDLSTIDNSVRPQDDFYNFVNGSWMKTAKIPADKSTWGSFNKLAEDTDNNSMTILNSLLKDEYPAGSEGKKIQDLYGTYMDMTKRNADGIAPIKMDLAKIDAIKTVADLQKYLIEATKNGENPFYSWGVFSDLKNSKMNAVYLGEGSLGLGRDYYQKVNPKNTETLAEYQKYVATMLNALGYENPAVTAENIVNFEKSMAQTYLTNEQIRDATLQYNPRTMTELSKMVKNVNLPKYLDAAGVDTDRVIIGELKYYQNLDKFLNAKNLPVIKDYMKFHLLSGNASYLSENLDNMKFNFYGKYLRGQDEQRALNKRGFELIDGSLGEAFGKLYVEKYFPAEAKAQMVDLIGYLKKSFASHITNLDWMSPVTKEKALNKLNKFTVKVAYPDTWKDYSKLTVNSVKDGGTLYQNLQNISAWQYQRNLEKVGKPVDRTEWGMTPQTVNAYYNPVNNEIVFPAAILQPPFFNPKADAAVNFGGIGAVIGHEMTHGFDDSGSQFDADGNLVDWWTPADKANFQKATKALAAQYDKFEPVKGTFVNGTFTNGENIADLGGVNIAYDALQMYLKDHGNPGLISGYTQDQRFFMSWATVWRTLQKEAALINQIKTNEHSPGLYRAFGPLVNTDAFYKAFNVKEGDKLYKKPEDRVKIW, translated from the coding sequence ATGAAAAATCTTAATATTGGAATTCTGGCTTTTGCGGGAATAATCGCGCTCAGCTGTGCGCCCGCGGCGGTTACGCCACCTGAGCCGCCTGTTGCTGCTACCGAAACAATTCAAACCGAAGATGTTGGTTTAGACCTTTCAACCATTGACAATTCGGTGCGGCCGCAGGACGATTTTTATAATTTCGTGAACGGAAGCTGGATGAAAACCGCGAAAATCCCGGCAGATAAATCTACGTGGGGAAGTTTCAACAAACTTGCCGAAGATACCGACAACAATTCCATGACCATTTTAAATTCACTGCTGAAAGACGAATATCCGGCCGGCAGCGAAGGCAAAAAAATCCAGGATTTGTACGGCACTTATATGGATATGACCAAACGAAATGCGGACGGTATTGCGCCGATCAAAATGGATCTGGCGAAAATCGACGCCATTAAAACCGTAGCTGATTTACAAAAATACCTCATTGAAGCAACCAAAAACGGTGAAAATCCTTTCTATTCCTGGGGTGTGTTTTCCGACTTAAAAAATTCGAAAATGAACGCGGTTTATCTGGGCGAAGGTTCTTTAGGTCTTGGCCGCGATTATTACCAGAAAGTAAATCCGAAAAACACCGAAACTTTAGCGGAATACCAAAAATATGTAGCTACGATGCTGAACGCTTTGGGCTATGAAAATCCGGCCGTAACTGCAGAAAACATCGTAAATTTCGAGAAAAGCATGGCGCAAACATATCTGACCAACGAGCAGATTCGTGACGCCACTTTGCAGTACAACCCGCGCACCATGACGGAACTTTCCAAAATGGTGAAAAATGTAAACCTGCCGAAATATCTTGACGCAGCAGGTGTTGATACCGACCGCGTCATTATCGGTGAGTTGAAATATTACCAAAATTTGGATAAATTTTTAAACGCGAAGAATCTTCCTGTCATTAAAGATTATATGAAGTTTCACCTGCTTTCCGGCAATGCCAGTTATTTGTCCGAAAATCTGGACAATATGAAATTTAATTTCTACGGCAAATATTTACGCGGCCAGGACGAGCAGCGCGCTTTAAACAAGAGAGGTTTTGAACTCATCGACGGTTCTCTGGGAGAAGCTTTCGGAAAATTGTACGTTGAAAAATATTTCCCTGCTGAGGCAAAAGCACAAATGGTTGACCTTATCGGTTATTTGAAAAAAAGTTTCGCATCGCACATCACCAATCTGGATTGGATGTCGCCCGTAACCAAAGAAAAAGCCCTGAATAAGCTCAATAAATTTACGGTAAAAGTTGCCTATCCGGACACCTGGAAAGATTACTCGAAATTGACCGTAAATTCCGTGAAGGACGGTGGAACGTTATACCAAAACCTTCAAAATATTTCCGCCTGGCAGTATCAGCGCAACCTGGAAAAAGTAGGTAAACCTGTAGACCGCACGGAGTGGGGAATGACGCCGCAAACCGTAAACGCTTATTACAATCCGGTAAACAACGAAATTGTATTCCCTGCCGCGATTTTACAGCCGCCGTTCTTTAATCCAAAAGCTGATGCAGCTGTCAATTTTGGTGGAATTGGTGCCGTAATCGGTCACGAAATGACGCATGGTTTTGATGATTCCGGTTCGCAGTTTGACGCAGACGGAAATCTTGTAGACTGGTGGACGCCGGCTGATAAAGCCAATTTCCAGAAAGCTACAAAAGCGCTCGCTGCACAGTACGATAAATTTGAGCCTGTAAAAGGAACTTTCGTGAACGGAACTTTTACAAATGGTGAAAATATCGCCGATTTAGGCGGAGTAAATATCGCCTACGACGCGCTTCAAATGTATCTGAAAGATCACGGAAATCCTGGGTTAATCAGCGGTTACACGCAAGACCAGCGCTTTTTCATGAGCTGGGCAACCGTGTGGAGAACGCTTCAAAAAGAAGCCGCGCTCATCAACCAAATCAAAACCAATGAGCATTCACCAGGACTTTACCGCGCCTTCGGGCCGCTCGTAAACACCGATGCTTTCTACAAAGCTTTCAATGTAAAAGAAGGCGACAAACTGTATAAAAAGCCGGAAGACCGTGTAAAAATCTGGTAG